Proteins encoded together in one Variovorax paradoxus EPS window:
- a CDS encoding O-acetylhomoserine aminocarboxypropyltransferase/cysteine synthase family protein, which yields MSQNWKFETLSVHAGYSPEPTTRAVAPPIYQTVAYAFDSAQHGADLFDLKVPGNIYTRINNPTQDVLEQRVAALEGGIAALALASGQAAVTYAIQTIAEAGDNIISSTALYGGTYNLFAHTLPQFGITTRFADHRDPSSFEKLFDDKTKAVFVESLGNPAGNVTDIAAIAEIAHRNGVPLIVDNTVPSPYLSRPIEHGADIVVHSLTKYLGGHGTSIGGAIVDSGKFPWAEHKQRFKRLNEPDVSYHGVVYTEALGPAAYIGRARVVPLRNTGAAISPFNAFLILQGIETLALRMDRISSNALKVAQHLKTHKAVNWVNYAALEDHPDHALAQKYFGGKSSGVLTFGIGSGREGGAKFLDALKLFTRLVNIGDVRSLATHPASTTHRQLSPEELAKAGVTEDTVRLSVGIEHIDDLLADLDVALAAAS from the coding sequence ATGTCGCAGAACTGGAAATTCGAAACCCTGTCGGTCCACGCCGGCTACTCGCCCGAACCGACCACGCGCGCCGTCGCGCCGCCGATCTACCAGACGGTGGCCTACGCCTTCGACAGCGCGCAGCACGGCGCCGATCTGTTCGACCTGAAGGTGCCGGGCAACATCTACACCCGCATCAACAACCCGACGCAGGACGTGCTGGAGCAGCGCGTGGCCGCGCTCGAAGGTGGCATCGCGGCGCTCGCGCTGGCCTCGGGGCAGGCGGCCGTGACCTACGCGATCCAGACCATCGCGGAGGCCGGCGACAACATCATCAGCAGCACGGCGCTCTACGGCGGCACCTACAACCTCTTTGCGCACACGCTGCCGCAGTTCGGCATCACCACGCGCTTTGCGGACCACCGCGATCCGAGCAGTTTCGAGAAGCTGTTCGACGACAAGACCAAGGCTGTATTCGTCGAGTCGCTGGGCAACCCCGCGGGCAACGTGACCGATATCGCGGCCATTGCCGAGATCGCGCACCGTAACGGCGTGCCGCTGATCGTGGACAACACCGTGCCCTCGCCGTACCTGAGCCGGCCCATCGAGCACGGTGCCGACATCGTGGTGCATTCGCTCACCAAGTACCTGGGCGGCCATGGCACCAGCATCGGCGGCGCGATCGTCGATTCGGGCAAGTTCCCGTGGGCCGAGCACAAGCAGCGCTTCAAGCGCCTGAACGAGCCCGATGTGAGCTACCACGGCGTGGTCTACACCGAGGCGCTGGGCCCGGCCGCCTACATCGGGCGTGCGCGCGTGGTGCCGCTGCGCAACACCGGCGCGGCCATCTCGCCGTTCAACGCCTTCCTGATCCTGCAGGGCATCGAGACGCTGGCGCTGCGCATGGACCGCATCAGCAGCAATGCGCTCAAGGTGGCGCAGCACCTGAAGACGCACAAGGCCGTGAACTGGGTCAACTACGCGGCGCTCGAAGACCACCCCGACCATGCGCTCGCGCAGAAGTACTTCGGCGGCAAGTCCAGCGGCGTGCTGACCTTTGGCATCGGCAGCGGCCGTGAAGGCGGCGCGAAATTCCTCGATGCGCTGAAGCTCTTCACGCGCCTCGTGAACATCGGCGACGTGCGCTCGCTGGCCACGCACCCGGCATCGACCACGCACCGGCAGCTCTCGCCCGAAGAACTGGCCAAGGCCGGCGTGACGGAAGACACCGTGCGCCTGTCGGTAGGCATCGAGCACATCGACGACCTGCTCGCGGATCTCGATGTGGCGCTCGCGGCTGCGTCCTGA
- a CDS encoding malonic semialdehyde reductase — translation MTTLNAIPEAALDQLFRKARTVHAFKPVSVTDELIHKLYDLVKWGPTAYNAQPARYVFVRSEEGKAKLKPAVSSGNTAQTLAAGVTVIVAHDTRFYEHLPTQFPAYDAKPFFEKSAEAAAATAFRNSSLQGAYLILAARSLGLGVGPQSGCNADLVDKAFFPDGRYRANFLVNLGVADHAGTFERGPRLAFDEVAEIV, via the coding sequence ATGACAACACTCAACGCCATTCCCGAGGCGGCTCTCGACCAGCTCTTCCGCAAGGCGCGCACCGTGCACGCCTTCAAGCCGGTGTCTGTCACCGACGAACTGATCCACAAGCTCTACGACCTCGTGAAGTGGGGACCGACTGCCTACAACGCGCAGCCCGCGCGCTATGTGTTCGTGCGCAGCGAGGAGGGCAAGGCGAAGCTGAAGCCTGCGGTCTCGTCCGGCAACACGGCGCAGACGCTGGCTGCGGGCGTGACGGTGATCGTGGCGCACGACACGCGCTTCTACGAGCACTTGCCCACGCAGTTCCCGGCTTACGACGCCAAGCCCTTCTTCGAGAAGAGCGCCGAGGCCGCAGCGGCCACGGCGTTTCGCAACAGCAGCCTGCAGGGCGCCTACCTGATCCTGGCGGCGCGCTCGCTCGGCCTGGGCGTGGGGCCGCAGTCGGGCTGCAACGCCGACCTGGTCGACAAGGCGTTCTTTCCCGACGGTCGCTATCGCGCCAACTTTCTCGTGAACCTCGGCGTGGCCGACCACGCCGGCACGTTCGAGCGCGGGCCGCGGCTCGCGTTCGACGAGGTGGCGGAAATCGTCTGA